In a single window of the Candidatus Methylomirabilota bacterium genome:
- a CDS encoding carboxymuconolactone decarboxylase family protein — protein sequence MPKQKLPIPFQQFTQLFPEAHAAYERLGGACHTAGPLEAKTRELIQLGMAIGIRSEGAVHAHVRKALEAGASPEEIRHAVLLGIPTLGWPATVAAFTWIGDILKSGPRSRVKKRV from the coding sequence ATGCCGAAGCAGAAGCTCCCGATCCCGTTTCAGCAGTTTACGCAACTCTTCCCTGAGGCGCATGCCGCGTACGAGCGCCTCGGAGGCGCCTGTCACACTGCGGGTCCCCTGGAGGCCAAGACGCGGGAGCTGATCCAGCTCGGCATGGCGATCGGGATCCGGTCGGAAGGGGCGGTCCATGCTCACGTTCGAAAGGCGCTGGAAGCGGGTGCCTCGCCGGAGGAGATCAGACATGCGGTCCTGCTCGGGATCCCGACCCTCGGGTGGCCCGCGACCGTGGCTGCCTTTACCTGGATCGGCGACATCCTCAAATCTGGTCCTCGGTCCCGCGTCAAGAAGAGGGTCTAA